Proteins co-encoded in one Pelobates fuscus isolate aPelFus1 chromosome 5, aPelFus1.pri, whole genome shotgun sequence genomic window:
- the TEFM gene encoding transcription elongation factor, mitochondrial: MIRSLQFVLRAGKAVLWHPSPTQRSLHCSQCLRKSTVNMSWKGNAAESEPGGDNGKISFNDVYTEEDADTILHVLNTASEVELSGIKLLRGKKSSSIVQYRQENGPFLDLNSLVNVPYFQSKITMKVFESILHSESKDHRKERKTEVKATSKLIKPGIPADRLDAAESIVSIVFGTQKIAWAHVDRKMTVLAWDQEDWHRFMKGIYHSHIYWEDISPIVSRIPKADFYVLEKPGIPIQNSNLFPVTLHLHMVEAMLYSLLNTRYAADDNHCVVSMGRSIVGKHFALMVGESRTSGVDIVKQLLLEPGVPGKSWVKFLPEIILRYRSQFQMRRQKRNEELCDALLQAITFYDLIVT; encoded by the exons ATGATCAGATCCCTGCAGTTTGTTCTCAGAGCAG gcAAAGCTGTCTTATGGCATCCCTCACCAACACAGAGATCACTTCATTGCTCCCAATGTCTGCGGAAATCCACAGTGAATATGAGCTGGAAGGGGAATGCAGCGGAGTCAGAGCCTGGAGGAGACAATGGTAAAATCAGTTTTAATGATGTTTATACAGAGGAAGATGCAGACACCATTCTCCACGTTCTCAATACTGCATCCGAGGTCGAACTTTCTGGAATTAAACTCTTACGGGGGAAGAAATCTTCAAGCATTGTACAATACAGACAGGAAAACGGACCCTTTCTGGATCTAAACAGTCTGGTGAATGTACCTTATTTCCAATCCAAAATTACAATGAAAGTTTTTGAATCCATCCTCCATTCTGAATCGAAAGACCATAGGAAGGAACGGAAAACAGAGGTTAAGGCAACATCGAAACTAATTAAACCTGGTATACCTGCGGACCGACTTGAT GCCGCAGAGAGCATAGTTTCCATTGTTTTTGGAACTCAAAAAATAGCCTGGGCTCATGTGGACCGTAAGATGACCGTCTTGGCCTGGGATCAAGAGGACTGGCATCGATTTATGAAGGGGATCTACCACAGCCACATCTACTGGGAGGAT ATTTCACCAATTGTCTCCAGGATCCCAAAAGCAGATTTTTATGTTTTGGAAAAACCTGGCATTCCCATTCAGAACAGCAATCTATTTCCAGTGACTTTACACTTGCATATGGTAGAAGCCATGCTGTACAGCTTGCTGAACACACGGTATGCGGCAGATGATAATCACTGTGTGGTTAGTATGGGACGTTCAATTGTAGGTAAACATTTTGCCCTCATGGTTGGTGAGTCCCGGACAAGTGGAGTCGATATCGTAAAGCAGTTACTTTTGGAACCGGGTGTTCCGGGAAAATCCTGGGTGAAATTTTTACCAGAAATTATCCTCCGCTACAGAAGTCAGTTTCAAATGAGAAGACAGAAGAGGAACGAGGAGCTGTGTGATGCATTATTACAGGCCATCACCTTCTATGACCTAATTGTgacttaa